From one Candidatus Chlorobium masyuteum genomic stretch:
- a CDS encoding TonB-dependent receptor, translated as MKTKHAQKYRVARFVLSAFCLTATLMPLPALGADYGIVKGKITDKADGEGVYGASVSIAGTSIGTTTDMNGNFTLSSVPAKQQKISISIVGYAPASQVVTVANGQTYQINLQIGQTTIMASEVVVGASLYKQNRLDVPVTANVVSQEKIKQQANPTLDRIIEDVPGVVVTRAGGQTSSGVQVRGSNTYQGGGIGTRVSALYDGFPINAPESGEVAWSSVNMNAADKVEILKGAAATLYGSSAMGGVVNVFGHLPDKLEVKAGLNGGFYAQPPSTDQSVFYNDKHTPWFWNTYVGFGNKSGKLNYNILYTSSTDDGYRQNANTLLDDIKLKARYDIDASQYLLLSAFYNQTKGGYAYEWYTGDSFTVFTAHPERAYDINNSSYYYDDMIKRKNALVGLNYVNLLGDNLSLDTKVFYTHNATRYEYNTTSARQLSVPIPYYNKAAGDFNETYSDRIGVGAKLDWRANDNNRVLFGAEGSVVDVTTTQLLAQWPTANTFGNIKENNRALFVQDELKLTEKLTSLLSLRYDWSGINADIAQVTSATGPWVAIQHKSVDAFSPRVALNFKAMDDMSLRASWGKSFRAPSLYERFVRSAGPYTGSPNAALDKETMTAYEVGMFKEFGDQLSLDIAGFLNNYDNLIESVISPGNKFEYQNITKARIYGIETGLNYRPASDWAFNVAYTYMVAKNRSYVTNLNDMQHLNPDPFWLPYRPEHTASAGATWKPTGKLSLNVNGRYVSQYKSVSSHPNSTRANYPGDFVIFNTGLKYQAGEAASVSLLCKNINNTQYEEAEWFRAPGRSYVAGVDFTF; from the coding sequence ATGAAAACAAAACATGCGCAGAAGTATCGCGTTGCCCGTTTTGTTCTGTCGGCATTTTGCCTGACGGCTACACTGATGCCGCTCCCTGCCCTCGGAGCTGACTACGGCATAGTAAAAGGTAAAATCACCGACAAAGCAGACGGTGAAGGCGTTTACGGAGCTTCGGTCAGTATTGCCGGCACCTCTATAGGCACCACTACTGACATGAACGGCAACTTTACACTTTCCAGTGTTCCCGCAAAACAGCAGAAAATCTCCATCTCCATTGTAGGTTACGCTCCGGCAAGCCAGGTTGTTACCGTTGCTAACGGCCAGACCTACCAGATCAACCTGCAGATCGGTCAGACCACCATTATGGCTTCCGAAGTCGTGGTCGGCGCTTCACTTTACAAGCAGAACCGCCTTGATGTTCCGGTAACCGCCAACGTGGTCTCACAGGAAAAGATCAAGCAGCAGGCCAACCCGACTCTTGACAGAATAATTGAGGATGTTCCGGGTGTTGTGGTAACACGCGCAGGCGGACAGACCTCCTCCGGCGTTCAGGTCCGCGGCTCAAACACCTATCAGGGTGGCGGTATCGGCACCCGTGTAAGCGCACTCTACGATGGCTTCCCCATCAATGCACCGGAATCCGGTGAAGTCGCATGGTCTTCGGTCAACATGAATGCCGCCGACAAGGTCGAAATTCTTAAAGGTGCCGCAGCTACCCTGTACGGTTCAAGTGCCATGGGTGGTGTTGTAAACGTTTTCGGTCATCTTCCGGACAAACTCGAAGTAAAAGCCGGTTTGAATGGCGGCTTCTACGCTCAGCCCCCGTCAACCGACCAGAGTGTGTTTTACAATGACAAGCATACCCCGTGGTTCTGGAACACCTATGTCGGTTTCGGCAACAAGAGCGGAAAACTGAACTACAACATCCTCTACACAAGCAGCACTGATGACGGCTACCGCCAGAATGCCAATACGCTGCTGGATGATATAAAACTGAAAGCGCGTTACGACATCGATGCCAGCCAGTATCTTCTGCTCAGTGCCTTTTACAATCAGACGAAAGGCGGCTACGCCTATGAGTGGTATACCGGAGACAGCTTCACGGTATTCACCGCCCATCCTGAACGCGCTTATGATATCAATAACAGCTCATACTATTACGATGACATGATCAAGCGCAAGAATGCGCTGGTCGGCCTGAACTATGTCAACCTACTCGGTGACAATCTCAGTCTTGATACCAAAGTATTCTATACTCATAACGCAACCCGTTACGAATACAATACAACAAGTGCAAGACAGCTCTCTGTGCCAATTCCCTATTACAACAAGGCAGCGGGCGACTTTAACGAAACCTATTCCGATCGTATCGGTGTTGGAGCAAAACTCGACTGGAGAGCAAACGACAACAACCGTGTGCTTTTCGGAGCTGAGGGGAGTGTGGTAGATGTAACGACAACACAGCTTCTCGCCCAGTGGCCAACAGCCAATACTTTCGGCAATATCAAGGAGAATAACCGTGCTCTCTTTGTTCAGGATGAGTTGAAACTGACAGAGAAACTGACATCGCTGCTCTCACTCCGTTATGACTGGAGCGGCATCAATGCAGATATTGCACAAGTGACTTCAGCTACAGGTCCATGGGTTGCCATTCAGCACAAGTCGGTCGATGCGTTCAGTCCCCGTGTCGCACTCAACTTCAAGGCAATGGATGATATGTCCCTGCGCGCTTCCTGGGGCAAGAGCTTCCGTGCTCCATCCCTCTACGAACGTTTTGTTCGCAGTGCCGGGCCTTACACCGGCTCCCCGAATGCCGCGCTGGACAAGGAGACCATGACCGCTTATGAGGTTGGCATGTTCAAAGAGTTCGGAGACCAGCTCTCTCTGGATATAGCCGGATTCCTGAACAACTATGATAACCTTATCGAGTCTGTCATATCACCCGGTAACAAGTTTGAATACCAGAACATCACAAAAGCACGTATCTATGGAATCGAAACCGGCCTGAACTACAGACCGGCAAGTGACTGGGCATTTAACGTTGCATACACCTACATGGTTGCCAAAAACCGTTCCTATGTTACAAACCTGAATGATATGCAGCATCTCAATCCTGATCCATTCTGGCTCCCCTACCGGCCTGAGCATACCGCTTCAGCCGGAGCAACATGGAAACCAACCGGCAAGCTTTCGCTTAATGTGAACGGTCGCTATGTCTCGCAGTACAAATCAGTCAGTTCACATCCAAACTCGACCAGAGCCAACTATCCTGGTGATTTTGTGATATTCAATACCGGTCTGAAGTATCAGGCTGGCGAAGCCGCTTCGGTGAGCCTGCTTTGCAAAAACATCAACAACACACAGTACGAAGAGGCCGAATGGTTCCGTGCTCCGGGACGCAGTTATGTTGCCGGTGTAGATTTCACCTTCTGA
- the bchH gene encoding magnesium chelatase subunit H → MHDKIRIAAIVGMEQCNQRVWREVTAKISAHAELTQWTDQDLEHQNPETAEAIRNADCIFTTLIQFKGQADWLQEQIEQSKVKTIFAYESMPEVMQMTKIGSYVVSGDGSGMPDIVKKVAKMLVKGRDEDALYGYMKLLKIMRTMLPLIPKKAKDFKNWMQVYTYWMNPTTDNLASMFNYIMAEYFEAGVKVEKVVEVPTMGFYHPDAPEYQKDLHHYEKWLHKHKKGSDKNRNIGLLFFRKHLLQEKEYIDNTIRAIEAKGLNPLPVFVMGVEGHVAAREWFTHNNIDMLVNMMGFGFVGGPAGATTPGASSAARDEILGKINAPYVVSQPLFIQDVASWKSQGVVPLQSAMTYSLPEMDGAVCPVVLGAIKDGRLQTVPDRLERLAGIAKKFSELRQLPNKAKKVALVVYDYPPGMGKKASAALLDVPKSIYNILLTLRAEGYNVGELPESPEALLAMLDKATDYEIQAHEQDCFAIDRDTFNSITSSRERERIEGRWSGFPGEIGPIKPDKLFIGGLTLGNIFIGVQPRLGIQGDPMRLLFDKENTPHHQYIAFYRWISRVFGASAMVHIGMHGTAEWMPGLQLGVTGDCWSDALLGEVPHFYIYPINNPSEANIAKRRGYATMISHNIPPLARAGLYKELPAFKEMLNDYRERGLEKIVDVETEEVILTKAQQLNLTDDCPRIEGESFQDYISRLYTYMMELEGRLISNSLHVFGETPKLETQVTTITEYLKVRGNEKSLPSIIMQAIGEDKLFGDYASLATRARKGEPQAMKAREQVDDHTREFIQQTIFGQSNPATVFNVLTGGAKISQEMGEAIKTALQEGVALKRALEDNSNEMKGFLRALCGQYIPSGSGGDLVRDGAGILPTGRNIHAIDPWRIPSELAFKRGRQIADSIINRHVEENNGEYPETIAQVLWGLDTIKSKGEAVAVIIHLMGAEPAYDAQGKISHYSLVPLEKLGRPRIDVLIQISSIFRDTFGVLVDHLDKLVKDAAKAIEPHEMNHIKKHVDAALKAGSDFESATSRLFTQAPGAYGSQVEELVEDSAWESEEDLDNMFIKRTGFAYGGNRYGDQQTDILKGLLSTVDRVVQQVDSAEFGITDIDRYFSSSGALQLSARRRNPKGDNVKLNYVETFTADVKIDDADKALKVEFRSKLLNPKWFETMLEQGHSGATEISNRFTYMLGWDAVTKGVDDWVYKEAAETYAMDPKMRERLMKVNPKAFKNIVGRMLEASGRGMWSADPEMIEKLQEIYSDLEDRLEGIEV, encoded by the coding sequence ATGCACGATAAAATCAGAATTGCCGCTATTGTCGGGATGGAGCAATGCAATCAGCGGGTATGGCGCGAGGTCACGGCTAAAATTTCCGCACATGCCGAATTGACCCAATGGACCGATCAGGACCTTGAGCATCAGAATCCTGAAACAGCTGAAGCCATCCGCAATGCCGACTGCATTTTCACCACACTGATACAGTTCAAGGGACAGGCTGACTGGCTTCAGGAGCAGATCGAACAGTCAAAGGTGAAAACCATCTTTGCCTATGAGTCTATGCCTGAAGTGATGCAGATGACAAAAATAGGCAGTTATGTCGTCTCCGGAGACGGAAGCGGCATGCCCGATATCGTCAAGAAGGTTGCCAAGATGCTGGTAAAGGGACGCGATGAGGATGCACTTTACGGCTACATGAAGCTGCTGAAAATCATGCGCACCATGCTGCCCCTCATCCCGAAAAAGGCAAAGGATTTCAAGAACTGGATGCAGGTTTACACCTACTGGATGAACCCGACCACTGATAATCTGGCATCGATGTTCAACTACATCATGGCAGAGTACTTTGAGGCGGGAGTCAAGGTTGAAAAGGTGGTTGAAGTACCAACAATGGGCTTCTATCACCCGGATGCACCGGAATACCAGAAGGATCTCCACCACTACGAAAAATGGCTGCACAAGCATAAGAAAGGTTCTGACAAAAACAGAAACATCGGCCTCCTTTTTTTCCGCAAGCATCTGTTGCAGGAGAAGGAGTATATCGACAATACAATCCGGGCTATTGAAGCAAAAGGGCTCAACCCCCTGCCGGTCTTTGTTATGGGTGTTGAGGGTCACGTTGCCGCAAGGGAGTGGTTTACCCACAACAACATCGACATGCTCGTCAACATGATGGGTTTCGGCTTTGTGGGTGGCCCGGCAGGCGCAACAACACCTGGCGCATCATCAGCCGCACGTGACGAAATTCTGGGTAAAATCAATGCGCCATACGTTGTTTCACAGCCGCTCTTCATACAGGATGTGGCTTCATGGAAATCGCAGGGTGTTGTACCGCTTCAGTCAGCCATGACCTACTCACTGCCGGAAATGGACGGTGCCGTATGCCCGGTTGTGCTCGGCGCCATCAAGGATGGCCGTCTTCAGACTGTTCCTGACCGCCTTGAACGGCTTGCAGGAATCGCCAAAAAGTTTTCCGAACTGCGTCAACTTCCAAACAAGGCGAAAAAAGTTGCTCTTGTAGTCTACGACTATCCGCCCGGCATGGGTAAAAAGGCCAGCGCTGCACTGCTTGATGTACCGAAAAGTATCTACAATATTCTGTTGACGCTACGTGCTGAAGGGTACAATGTCGGCGAACTGCCGGAATCACCGGAAGCTCTGCTTGCGATGCTCGACAAAGCAACCGATTACGAAATTCAGGCACATGAGCAGGATTGCTTTGCTATTGACCGAGATACCTTCAACAGCATCACCAGCTCAAGAGAGCGCGAACGCATTGAAGGACGCTGGAGCGGTTTCCCCGGAGAGATCGGACCGATCAAGCCCGACAAACTCTTTATCGGCGGACTCACGCTCGGTAACATCTTTATCGGTGTTCAGCCGCGCCTTGGTATCCAGGGTGACCCCATGCGCCTGCTCTTCGACAAGGAGAACACGCCGCACCATCAGTATATAGCCTTCTATCGCTGGATCAGCCGCGTCTTCGGCGCCAGTGCCATGGTGCATATCGGCATGCACGGCACGGCTGAGTGGATGCCCGGCCTTCAGCTCGGTGTAACCGGTGACTGCTGGTCTGACGCCCTGCTCGGTGAGGTACCGCACTTCTATATCTACCCGATCAATAACCCGAGCGAAGCCAACATCGCCAAGCGTCGCGGCTATGCCACCATGATTTCGCACAACATTCCTCCGCTTGCCAGAGCCGGCCTCTACAAGGAGTTGCCTGCTTTCAAAGAGATGCTCAATGACTACCGCGAGCGCGGACTTGAAAAGATTGTGGATGTCGAAACCGAAGAGGTCATTCTCACCAAGGCGCAGCAGCTCAATCTGACTGATGACTGCCCGCGCATCGAGGGCGAAAGCTTCCAGGACTATATCAGCCGTCTCTACACCTACATGATGGAGCTTGAAGGACGCCTGATCTCCAACTCGCTGCACGTCTTTGGCGAAACACCGAAGCTTGAAACCCAGGTAACAACGATTACCGAATACCTGAAAGTACGCGGCAATGAAAAATCGCTGCCATCCATCATCATGCAGGCTATCGGTGAAGACAAACTCTTTGGCGATTATGCCTCGCTCGCAACCCGCGCCCGCAAGGGAGAACCGCAGGCCATGAAGGCCCGTGAACAGGTGGACGATCATACACGCGAGTTTATCCAGCAGACCATTTTCGGCCAGAGCAATCCGGCAACTGTCTTTAACGTGCTTACCGGCGGAGCAAAAATTTCGCAGGAGATGGGTGAAGCCATAAAAACCGCACTCCAGGAAGGAGTTGCTCTCAAGCGCGCGCTGGAGGACAACAGCAATGAGATGAAGGGATTCCTCCGCGCCCTTTGCGGCCAGTATATCCCGTCGGGCTCAGGTGGTGATCTGGTGCGTGATGGAGCAGGGATTCTGCCGACCGGACGCAACATCCACGCCATTGACCCCTGGCGCATTCCTTCGGAACTGGCATTCAAGCGCGGAAGGCAGATTGCCGACTCCATTATCAACCGCCACGTCGAAGAGAACAACGGCGAGTACCCGGAAACTATTGCACAGGTGCTCTGGGGACTTGACACCATAAAGAGCAAGGGTGAAGCTGTAGCCGTCATCATTCATCTCATGGGAGCTGAACCGGCATACGATGCACAGGGCAAAATCAGCCACTACAGCCTCGTGCCTCTCGAAAAGCTCGGCCGTCCGAGAATCGATGTCCTGATCCAGATCAGCTCAATCTTCCGCGACACCTTCGGAGTCCTTGTCGATCACCTCGACAAACTGGTAAAGGATGCCGCAAAAGCCATAGAGCCGCATGAGATGAACCATATCAAAAAGCATGTGGATGCAGCACTCAAAGCGGGAAGTGATTTCGAGAGTGCAACCTCGCGTCTCTTCACCCAGGCACCCGGAGCTTACGGTTCACAGGTTGAGGAGCTTGTTGAAGATTCCGCATGGGAGTCCGAAGAGGATCTTGACAATATGTTCATCAAGCGCACCGGTTTTGCCTACGGCGGCAACCGTTACGGTGACCAGCAGACCGATATTCTCAAAGGTCTGCTCAGTACGGTTGACCGGGTTGTCCAGCAGGTTGACTCGGCAGAGTTCGGCATTACCGATATTGACCGCTACTTCTCCTCATCGGGAGCACTTCAGCTCTCTGCCCGACGCCGCAACCCGAAAGGCGACAATGTGAAACTGAACTACGTAGAGACCTTTACGGCCGATGTTAAAATCGACGATGCCGACAAGGCGCTCAAGGTGGAGTTCCGCAGCAAGCTGCTCAACCCGAAATGGTTTGAGACGATGCTGGAGCAGGGACACAGCGGAGCTACCGAAATCAGCAACCGGTTTACCTACATGCTGGGGTGGGACGCCGTCACCAAGGGCGTAGACGACTGGGTCTACAAGGAGGCTGCTGAAACCTACGCAATGGACCCGAAAATGCGTGAACGCCTGATGAAGGTCAATCCAAAAGCCTTCAAGAACATTGTTGGCCGTATGCTTGAAGCAAGCGGCCGAGGAATGTGGAGTGCCGATCCGGAGATGATCGAAAAACTTCAGGAGATCTACTCCGATCTCGAAGACCGTCTGGAAGGTATCGAGGTGTAA
- a CDS encoding NAD-dependent epimerase/dehydratase family protein → MGETILVTGSTGFIGSRLLSLLEKEGVEIKVFLRPESAGAPVSGKIEIIRGSFTDDEALAGAVRGADRIVHLAGVTKAADEAGFEAGNVMPVRKLLTAVRRHNPGLKRFLLVSSLTAAGPASDGLSGVRESEQCHPVSAYGRSKLRAEKLCMEYANDIPVTIIRPPAVYGPGDRDILQVFQMLAKGVLISAGRTGRQRFSMIYVDDLLEGILLAARAEKAVGELYYLTSPCSFSWDDVIAAARPVLGFSRLYNVSLPVPLVFLAGTLFGAAGALTGKSPLINRDKANELVQDYWVCSPEKAERDLGFIAGTPLDKGVAITIDWYRRKGWM, encoded by the coding sequence ATGGGTGAAACAATATTAGTGACGGGTTCAACGGGCTTTATTGGTTCGAGGCTGTTGAGTCTGCTTGAAAAGGAAGGGGTAGAGATAAAAGTTTTTCTTCGTCCCGAAAGTGCCGGAGCACCCGTATCCGGGAAGATCGAGATTATCCGGGGCAGTTTCACTGATGATGAAGCGCTTGCCGGTGCAGTGAGGGGTGCTGACCGGATTGTACATCTTGCCGGGGTTACCAAAGCAGCAGATGAAGCTGGTTTTGAAGCCGGTAATGTTATGCCGGTCCGGAAACTGCTTACGGCAGTAAGGAGGCATAATCCCGGGCTCAAGCGCTTTCTGCTTGTATCCTCCCTTACGGCTGCCGGCCCTGCCTCGGATGGGCTTTCAGGTGTCAGGGAGTCAGAGCAATGCCACCCTGTGAGTGCCTACGGGCGAAGCAAGTTAAGGGCGGAAAAGCTCTGTATGGAGTATGCAAACGATATTCCTGTTACCATTATTCGTCCTCCCGCTGTATACGGACCGGGTGATCGTGATATTCTGCAGGTATTCCAGATGCTTGCAAAAGGGGTGCTCATATCAGCAGGCAGAACCGGGAGGCAGCGTTTCAGCATGATCTATGTTGACGATCTTCTTGAAGGTATTTTGCTGGCAGCCCGCGCTGAAAAAGCTGTTGGAGAGCTCTATTATCTTACCTCTCCCTGTTCGTTCAGCTGGGATGATGTTATTGCTGCTGCCCGACCGGTTCTTGGTTTCAGCAGGCTTTATAACGTCTCCCTTCCGGTTCCTCTTGTTTTTCTTGCCGGAACCCTTTTTGGTGCTGCCGGAGCATTGACCGGCAAATCGCCACTTATCAATCGCGATAAGGCCAATGAACTTGTCCAGGACTACTGGGTCTGCTCACCGGAAAAGGCTGAACGCGATCTTGGTTTTATTGCCGGTACCCCCCTTGACAAAGGCGTTGCCATAACCATTGACTGGTACCGGAGAAAGGGCTGGATGTAA
- a CDS encoding aminotransferase class I/II-fold pyridoxal phosphate-dependent enzyme: protein MDKTKDLFKKCIEFTLADEVKAQGVYPFFHPIDENEGPVVSFAGRKLVMAGSNNYLGLTADPRVKAASIKAINKYGTSCSGSRYMTGTVNLHIELEEKLADFFEKERCLLFSTGYQTGQGIIPTLVQRGEYIVSDRDNHASLVAASIMAQGAGANLVRYNHNNMEDLERVLQKIPETAGRLIVSDGVFSVSGEIVDLPELVALAKKYNARILIDDAHAVGVIGKGGRGTPSEFGLVNEVDLIMGTFSKTFGSLGGYVAGDRSVINYIKHNASSLIFSASPTPASVAAVLATLEIIRNEPELTERLIANTDYVRQGLLKAGFTLMPSRTAIVTVLISDQMKTLLFWKKLFDAGVYVNAFIRPGVMPGHEALRTSFMATHRKEHLDKVITEFSTIGKELGVI, encoded by the coding sequence GTGGATAAAACAAAAGATTTATTTAAAAAATGTATTGAGTTTACCCTTGCCGATGAAGTTAAGGCTCAGGGTGTATATCCATTTTTTCATCCGATAGACGAAAATGAAGGGCCGGTAGTATCCTTTGCAGGACGAAAGCTCGTTATGGCGGGCTCCAACAACTATCTCGGCCTGACTGCAGACCCCAGGGTCAAAGCGGCATCAATCAAGGCGATCAACAAATACGGAACAAGCTGCAGCGGATCACGATACATGACCGGAACCGTCAATCTTCACATTGAACTTGAAGAGAAGCTTGCCGACTTTTTCGAGAAGGAGCGCTGCCTGCTCTTCAGTACCGGTTACCAGACAGGCCAGGGCATCATCCCTACCCTCGTGCAGCGTGGCGAATATATTGTTTCCGACCGCGACAACCATGCAAGCCTTGTCGCTGCCTCCATCATGGCGCAGGGTGCAGGAGCAAACCTTGTCCGATACAACCATAATAATATGGAGGATCTGGAGCGGGTGCTTCAGAAAATCCCTGAAACTGCCGGACGGCTGATTGTCTCCGATGGCGTCTTTTCGGTATCCGGTGAAATTGTAGATCTTCCCGAACTTGTAGCTTTGGCGAAAAAATACAACGCCCGCATTCTTATTGATGACGCCCATGCTGTGGGAGTTATCGGCAAAGGTGGCCGGGGCACTCCATCGGAGTTCGGCCTGGTAAACGAGGTTGATCTCATCATGGGCACCTTCTCAAAAACCTTTGGCTCACTCGGAGGATATGTCGCAGGCGACCGCTCCGTCATCAACTATATCAAACACAACGCATCATCGCTGATCTTCAGCGCTTCGCCCACACCGGCAAGCGTAGCTGCCGTATTGGCAACACTTGAAATAATCCGCAATGAGCCCGAGCTCACCGAGCGACTGATAGCGAATACCGATTACGTTCGCCAGGGGCTGCTTAAAGCCGGCTTCACGCTCATGCCCTCACGGACAGCCATTGTGACCGTTCTGATCAGTGACCAGATGAAAACATTGCTTTTCTGGAAAAAGCTGTTTGATGCCGGAGTTTATGTCAATGCCTTTATCCGCCCCGGGGTTATGCCCGGTCACGAAGCGCTGCGCACAAGCTTTATGGCAACCCACCGCAAGGAGCACCTCGACAAGGTTATCACCGAATTCTCCACCATAGGCAAAGAACTCGGGGTCATCTGA